A genome region from Streptomyces antimycoticus includes the following:
- a CDS encoding DUF5994 family protein: MPFRAPTARLALKPLSSSPGHVELDGAWWPRSRDLTHELAALADVLDPLWGRITRIAVNPRYWSTSPRKIFVNGHVVKVGWFTSEQDPHKILLLSYTAGRWDLLVIPPETSAPSAARLMAAASASTGPPLTATALMTAEQAGDTSSLHEADTGRPGRLVSGM, translated from the coding sequence GTGCCCTTCAGGGCCCCGACCGCACGCCTCGCGCTGAAACCCCTGAGTTCTTCACCAGGGCACGTCGAGTTGGACGGGGCCTGGTGGCCTCGTTCACGTGACCTGACACACGAACTCGCCGCTCTGGCGGACGTACTGGATCCGCTGTGGGGACGGATCACCCGTATCGCCGTCAACCCGCGCTACTGGTCGACCAGCCCGCGCAAGATCTTTGTCAACGGCCATGTGGTGAAGGTCGGTTGGTTCACATCGGAGCAGGATCCGCACAAGATCCTGCTGCTGTCCTATACGGCGGGCCGCTGGGACCTCCTGGTGATACCCCCGGAGACCAGTGCGCCCTCGGCGGCCCGGCTGATGGCCGCCGCGAGCGCGAGCACCGGCCCGCCGCTGACCGCGACCGCCCTCATGACGGCGGAACAGGCCGGCGACACTTCCTCGTTGCACGAGGCCGACACCGGACGGCCCGGCCGGTTGGTGTCAGGGATGTGA
- a CDS encoding ISL3 family transposase, giving the protein MEILGVDDFAFRKGRHYGTVLIDMATHRPLHLYDGREGEDLAVWLRDHPEVKVICRDCSSGYGEGARGGAPQAEQVADRYHLWANLGQAVEKTVNAHRSRLAEPSPGSGSSPDHVEVEPDVVQPVKDLKIVIRLREQHAAAHELFQQGMSKAAIGRKLGLHQSTVRKLVSARSADDVVAKSLQRAHVVDPYVGYLHQRWNEGVRKAAQRYREIKQLGYPGGELAVQRHLRRYRTGRGHAPDPGPKPPSVREVTSWMMTHPERLRDEDADKLHRLRERDPELDRLTLHIRKFAAMMTGRHGDRLEEWITDVERDSLAPLAGFARNLRRDFDAVRNGLSLPHSSGAVEGNINRLKMLKRQMFGRAGLDLLRKRVLLTR; this is encoded by the coding sequence GTGGAGATCCTCGGCGTCGACGACTTCGCCTTCCGCAAGGGCCGCCACTACGGCACGGTATTGATCGACATGGCCACCCACCGGCCGCTGCACCTCTACGACGGCCGCGAAGGCGAGGACCTGGCTGTCTGGCTCCGCGATCACCCCGAGGTGAAGGTCATTTGCCGGGACTGTTCCAGCGGTTACGGAGAGGGCGCTCGGGGCGGGGCGCCGCAGGCCGAACAGGTCGCGGATCGCTACCACCTGTGGGCCAACCTCGGCCAGGCGGTCGAGAAGACGGTCAACGCCCATCGCTCCCGCTTGGCCGAACCGTCTCCCGGCTCGGGCTCCAGCCCCGACCACGTGGAGGTGGAGCCTGATGTGGTCCAGCCGGTGAAAGACCTGAAGATCGTGATCCGGCTGCGTGAGCAGCATGCTGCCGCCCATGAGCTGTTCCAGCAGGGGATGTCGAAGGCGGCGATCGGCCGGAAGCTCGGGCTGCACCAGTCCACCGTCCGCAAACTGGTCAGCGCCCGTTCCGCCGACGATGTCGTGGCCAAGAGCCTCCAACGAGCGCATGTCGTCGACCCGTACGTCGGCTACTTGCACCAGCGCTGGAACGAGGGCGTCAGGAAGGCCGCCCAGCGCTACCGCGAGATCAAGCAACTCGGCTATCCCGGTGGCGAGTTGGCTGTTCAGCGGCATCTGCGGCGCTACCGGACCGGGCGCGGACACGCGCCAGATCCGGGACCGAAGCCTCCATCGGTCCGTGAGGTCACCTCCTGGATGATGACCCACCCCGAGCGCCTGCGGGACGAGGACGCCGACAAGCTGCACCGGCTGCGTGAGCGCGATCCCGAACTCGACCGGCTCACTCTTCACATCAGGAAGTTCGCCGCGATGATGACCGGCCGCCACGGCGACCGCCTCGAAGAGTGGATCACCGACGTCGAACGGGACAGTCTGGCTCCGCTTGCGGGCTTCGCCCGCAACCTCCGCCGCGACTTCGATGCGGTCCGCAACGGGTTGTCTCTGCCGCACAGTTCCGGCGCCGTCGAGGGCAACATCAACCGGCTGAAGATGCTGAAACGCCAGATGTTCGGCAGGGCCGGCCTCGATCTCCTTCGCAAACGCGTCCTGCTCACACGGTGA
- a CDS encoding winged-helix domain-containing protein translates to MARDAEPDLHGLITARRVELDLQAEKLSQQLQEVRDELEELTVAERVARRLAEQLHAETRTTPGGVGQVAGRAMLLVPQRERGTDETVLPEDYQQIMDVVRRADTPVMVKQVCGELRMSKESARSEAMRSKLNRLAERGWLRKLAAGAPSGS, encoded by the coding sequence GTGGCCAGGGATGCGGAACCGGACCTTCATGGACTGATCACGGCCCGCAGGGTCGAACTGGATCTGCAGGCAGAGAAGTTGAGCCAGCAGCTTCAAGAGGTGCGCGACGAGCTCGAGGAACTCACCGTCGCCGAGCGGGTCGCACGTCGGCTGGCCGAGCAGCTGCACGCCGAAACCAGGACGACGCCTGGGGGTGTCGGCCAGGTCGCGGGCCGCGCGATGCTGCTGGTGCCGCAGCGCGAGCGCGGCACCGACGAGACGGTACTGCCGGAGGACTACCAGCAGATCATGGACGTGGTGCGACGGGCGGATACGCCGGTCATGGTCAAGCAGGTCTGCGGTGAGCTGCGGATGTCCAAAGAGTCGGCCCGCTCTGAGGCGATGCGCTCGAAGCTGAACCGACTGGCCGAGCGGGGCTGGCTGCGCAAGCTGGCCGCGGGTGCCCCCAGCGGCAGTTGA
- the dctA gene encoding C4-dicarboxylate transporter DctA, which yields MSRNDAAPGTVTAPPGRIRRMLSHLYVQCLIGVLLGAAVGGLWPSVGADLKPLGDGFIALVKMFIAPIIFCTVVHGIASMGNARAVGRVSLKALVYFEVLTTVAMVIGLVVVNVVKPGSGLHIDLSTLSAKGLPPEATTAHEGFAAFVLAIIPATMVSALTGNEILPVLLVSVLFGFGLHASGEAGLGIARGVEKLSTVLFTLIRWIMGLAPIGAFGSMAFTIGNYGLGTLRHLALLVGSFWLTALFFVLVVLGTVMRLNGLRMLPFLRYIKEELLIVLGTSSTEPVLPRMMAKLQHAGASKPVVGITLPAGYSFNLDGTAIYLTMGSVFLAQALGIDLSLTQQLTMLAVMLLTSKGAAGVTGSGFIALAATLSAVPHVPVAALALIFGVDRFMSEARALTSLVGNGVATLAVARWEGELDEDRAKAVLRGEIPYAPTPAPSAVTAEPDPKQTPAPEAMPEPTRDPVPTAS from the coding sequence ATGAGCCGCAACGACGCCGCCCCGGGTACCGTCACCGCACCACCGGGCCGCATCCGCCGGATGCTGTCCCACCTGTACGTCCAGTGCCTGATCGGCGTCCTCCTCGGCGCCGCCGTGGGCGGGCTGTGGCCGTCCGTCGGCGCTGACCTCAAGCCGCTCGGCGACGGCTTCATCGCGCTGGTGAAGATGTTCATCGCGCCGATCATCTTCTGCACGGTCGTCCACGGCATCGCCTCCATGGGCAACGCCCGCGCGGTCGGCCGCGTGAGCCTGAAGGCTCTGGTCTACTTCGAGGTGCTGACCACCGTGGCCATGGTGATCGGCCTGGTCGTCGTCAACGTCGTCAAGCCGGGCAGCGGTCTGCACATCGACCTCTCGACCCTGTCAGCCAAGGGCCTGCCGCCGGAGGCGACCACGGCCCATGAGGGCTTCGCCGCCTTCGTCCTCGCCATCATCCCGGCCACCATGGTCAGCGCTCTGACCGGCAACGAGATCCTGCCGGTGCTGCTGGTGTCGGTGCTGTTCGGCTTCGGCCTGCACGCCAGCGGGGAGGCCGGCCTGGGTATCGCCCGGGGCGTCGAGAAGTTGTCCACGGTCCTGTTCACGCTCATCCGCTGGATCATGGGGCTGGCCCCCATCGGCGCGTTCGGCTCGATGGCCTTCACCATCGGCAACTACGGTCTGGGCACCCTGCGCCACCTGGCCCTGCTGGTCGGCTCGTTCTGGCTGACCGCCCTCTTCTTCGTCCTGGTGGTCCTCGGGACCGTGATGCGCCTGAACGGACTGCGGATGCTGCCGTTCTTGCGCTACATCAAGGAAGAACTGCTGATCGTCCTGGGCACCTCCTCCACCGAGCCCGTCCTGCCGCGCATGATGGCCAAGCTCCAGCACGCGGGCGCCTCGAAACCGGTCGTCGGCATCACGCTGCCCGCCGGGTACTCCTTCAACCTCGACGGCACCGCCATCTACCTGACCATGGGCTCGGTCTTTCTCGCCCAGGCCCTCGGCATCGACCTCAGCCTCACCCAGCAGCTGACCATGCTCGCCGTCATGCTGCTCACCTCCAAGGGCGCCGCGGGCGTCACCGGCTCCGGCTTCATCGCCCTGGCCGCCACTCTCAGCGCCGTCCCGCACGTCCCGGTCGCCGCCCTCGCGCTGATCTTCGGCGTCGACCGGTTCATGTCCGAAGCCCGTGCCCTGACCAGCCTGGTCGGCAACGGCGTCGCCACCCTGGCCGTCGCCCGCTGGGAGGGCGAGCTCGACGAGGACCGCGCCAAGGCCGTCCTGCGCGGAGAGATCCCCTACGCCCCCACCCCCGCTCCCTCCGCGGTGACAGCCGAGCCCGATCCGAAGCAGACGCCCGCACCCGAGGCGATGCCCGAACCAACCCGCGACCCGGTGCCCACCGCAAGCTGA
- a CDS encoding PrpF domain-containing protein, protein MLRLQGEMIRGGTSKCWIFDHRDVAATGVDVDALLLAAFNAADPRQIDGVGGASSTTSKAAVVQASTQAGVDVEYAFAQVGIGDERVEWASNCGNCATAVALYAVHHNLVPIASDTTTVRMLNVNTGARLTGTIPTPAGVAPEEGTAVVPGTSAPGVPVLLGFQDPAGSTTGRALPTGRALDELTGPDGPVEASLVDAGAPAALFEAKAFGLDGTESLTAFVTAVPALTLLRRQAALAMGLTREGDPVSHAVPKAGIVARPAPYRTTQGILVNQDEYDLAVRMVSMHAPHPAIGLTSAVALVTAAATPGTLAHRVARQTADGTLRLGTPAGVVTTQAVPAPDGASPTVLLHRAARRIARAELLVPVLEGRPA, encoded by the coding sequence GTGCTGCGTCTGCAGGGCGAGATGATCCGCGGAGGAACCAGCAAGTGCTGGATCTTCGACCACCGCGACGTGGCCGCGACGGGCGTGGACGTCGATGCCCTTCTGCTCGCCGCCTTCAACGCCGCCGACCCCCGCCAGATCGACGGCGTGGGCGGCGCCTCCTCCACCACCTCCAAGGCCGCCGTCGTACAGGCGTCGACCCAGGCCGGCGTGGATGTCGAGTACGCCTTCGCACAGGTCGGAATCGGCGACGAGCGCGTGGAGTGGGCCAGTAACTGCGGCAACTGCGCCACCGCCGTGGCCCTGTACGCCGTCCACCACAACCTCGTGCCGATCGCGTCGGACACCACCACCGTCCGCATGCTCAACGTCAACACCGGGGCCCGCCTCACCGGCACGATCCCCACCCCCGCGGGCGTGGCCCCGGAGGAGGGCACGGCCGTGGTGCCGGGTACCTCGGCGCCGGGCGTGCCGGTCCTGCTCGGGTTTCAGGACCCGGCGGGCTCGACGACCGGCCGCGCACTGCCGACCGGCCGGGCACTGGACGAGCTGACCGGTCCTGACGGTCCCGTCGAGGCATCCCTGGTGGACGCCGGCGCGCCGGCCGCTCTGTTCGAGGCCAAGGCGTTCGGCCTCGACGGCACGGAATCCCTCACCGCGTTCGTCACCGCAGTGCCCGCGCTGACGCTGCTGCGCCGCCAGGCAGCGCTGGCCATGGGCCTAACCCGCGAGGGCGATCCGGTCAGCCACGCGGTGCCGAAAGCGGGCATCGTCGCCCGCCCCGCCCCCTATCGCACCACACAGGGCATACTCGTCAACCAGGACGAGTACGACCTGGCCGTGCGCATGGTCTCCATGCACGCCCCGCACCCGGCGATCGGCCTGACCTCCGCCGTGGCCCTGGTCACGGCCGCCGCCACCCCTGGCACCCTCGCCCACCGCGTCGCCCGGCAGACCGCCGACGGCACGCTGCGCCTGGGCACCCCCGCCGGCGTGGTCACCACCCAAGCCGTCCCCGCACCGGACGGCGCGTCCCCCACGGTGCTGCTGCACCGTGCCGCCCGGCGTATCGCCCGAGCCGAACTCCTCGTTCCCGTCCTGGAAGGACGCCCCGCATGA
- a CDS encoding LysR family transcriptional regulator, with the protein MLDVRRILLFTEVARRGSVTATARALNYTPSAVSQQISRLETEAGQPLLERHARGVTVTDAGRALAERGQRIERELRAAENELADFAGLRAGTLRIGTFPTVGASLLPQAVIAFRDAHPDVRLTVRSARIAGLWTMLENREIEMSLMWDYDWSRIDREDIVVTRLLDDPPALLVSDHHPLAGRDAASLADFAHDPWITRADHHPVAEALVRGCRAVGFEPQIAYEAHDYQEAQAMVAAGIGVALAPTLALEGIRPGVDVLPLQPPAPIRRILLVRMADHSLTPAALTFAGLLRDAAAARTL; encoded by the coding sequence ATGCTCGATGTCCGGCGCATCCTGTTGTTCACGGAGGTTGCCCGGCGTGGCTCGGTGACCGCGACAGCCCGCGCCCTCAACTACACCCCGTCAGCGGTATCGCAGCAGATCAGCCGCCTGGAAACGGAGGCAGGCCAGCCCCTGCTGGAGCGCCACGCCCGGGGTGTCACCGTCACCGACGCCGGACGGGCGCTGGCCGAACGAGGGCAACGGATCGAACGTGAACTGCGGGCCGCGGAAAACGAACTCGCCGACTTCGCCGGCCTGCGCGCGGGCACGCTGCGTATCGGCACCTTCCCAACGGTCGGCGCCTCGCTCCTCCCGCAGGCCGTGATCGCCTTCCGGGACGCCCACCCCGACGTACGGCTGACCGTCCGCAGTGCCCGCATCGCCGGACTCTGGACCATGCTGGAGAACCGGGAGATCGAAATGTCGCTGATGTGGGACTACGACTGGAGCCGAATCGACCGGGAGGACATCGTCGTCACCCGCCTCCTCGATGACCCGCCGGCCCTTCTCGTCAGCGACCACCATCCACTCGCCGGCCGCGACGCCGCCTCACTCGCCGACTTCGCACACGACCCCTGGATCACCCGCGCCGACCATCACCCGGTGGCCGAAGCACTCGTCCGCGGCTGCCGCGCCGTCGGCTTCGAGCCCCAGATCGCCTACGAGGCCCACGACTACCAGGAAGCCCAGGCCATGGTCGCCGCCGGCATCGGCGTCGCCCTCGCCCCCACCCTGGCACTGGAGGGCATCCGACCCGGCGTCGACGTCCTGCCTCTCCAGCCGCCGGCCCCCATCCGCCGCATCCTCCTGGTTCGCATGGCCGACCACTCGCTCACCCCCGCCGCCCTGACCTTCGCCGGACTCCTCCGCGACGCCGCTGCGGCACGAACCCTCTGA
- a CDS encoding helix-turn-helix domain-containing protein — protein MLVQLTYLLATRIFAWLALLCRSTAAKNAEILILRHEVTVLRRQLPTPKPNWPDRALLAALARLLPRALRGNRLVSPRTLLAWHQRLLKKKWTRPPPPGRPPISEEVRDLVIRLGTENPRWGFLRVHGELRLKGVFIAVWWVTWGFAIVQVWA, from the coding sequence GTGCTCGTACAGCTGACCTACCTACTCGCCACACGAATCTTCGCGTGGCTCGCTCTGCTCTGCCGGTCTACCGCGGCCAAGAACGCCGAAATACTCATCCTGCGCCACGAGGTCACCGTGCTGCGCCGACAGTTGCCCACCCCGAAGCCCAACTGGCCGGACCGGGCGCTGCTCGCCGCACTCGCCCGGCTCCTGCCCCGCGCCCTCCGCGGCAACCGGCTCGTCTCGCCACGCACTCTGCTCGCCTGGCACCAGCGCCTGCTGAAGAAGAAGTGGACCCGGCCACCTCCCCCAGGCCGCCCACCGATATCCGAAGAAGTCCGCGACCTGGTCATCCGGCTTGGCACCGAGAACCCACGGTGGGGCTTCCTCCGCGTACACGGCGAGCTACGCCTGAAGGGTGTCTTTATTGCCGTATGGTGGGTGACCTGGGGCTTTGCGATCGTCCAAGTATGGGCATGA
- a CDS encoding permease codes for MGSDVDLAPSSSADRDGGGVTSPPAGAGGMRTAARITSHALIAGLPVMLLGGLALALGPEISAALDDRAVAAWRTVFTAIVIQGVPFLLLGTVVSATISAFVPAWVFTRVLPRNPALAVPVAGAAGAVLPGCECASVPVAGSLMRRGVAPAAALAFLLSAPAINPIVLVATHVAFPGNPWMVAARLIASLLTSVAMGWLWIRAGREEWLRLPKGPTGHTPGASRAEEFRVSLQHDFLHAGGFLVVGAAAAATFNVAVPHSVLRLFSDSPWLSLPMLGLLAVVLAVCSEADAFIAASLTGFSPTARLAFMVVGPMVDLKLIALQSGTFGRAFAVRFSSATWVVAVLCSALVGWWLL; via the coding sequence TTGGGCAGCGATGTCGACCTCGCGCCGTCATCGTCCGCGGACCGCGACGGTGGTGGGGTGACGTCTCCCCCCGCCGGGGCCGGCGGGATGCGCACCGCAGCACGCATCACCTCTCATGCGCTGATCGCTGGCCTCCCGGTGATGCTGCTCGGCGGCCTCGCCCTCGCGCTCGGGCCCGAGATCTCCGCCGCGCTGGACGATCGGGCGGTGGCGGCGTGGCGCACGGTGTTCACCGCGATCGTCATCCAGGGTGTGCCGTTTCTGCTGCTGGGCACGGTGGTGTCGGCCACCATCAGCGCGTTCGTACCGGCGTGGGTGTTCACCCGGGTGCTTCCGCGCAACCCGGCGCTCGCCGTACCCGTGGCCGGTGCCGCCGGGGCGGTGCTGCCGGGGTGTGAGTGCGCGTCGGTGCCGGTGGCCGGCAGTCTGATGCGGCGCGGGGTGGCCCCGGCGGCGGCGCTGGCCTTTCTGCTGTCGGCCCCGGCCATCAACCCGATCGTGCTGGTCGCGACCCATGTGGCCTTCCCCGGTAACCCTTGGATGGTCGCCGCCCGTCTGATCGCCTCGCTGCTGACCTCCGTCGCCATGGGCTGGCTGTGGATCCGGGCGGGCCGCGAGGAGTGGCTGCGGCTGCCGAAGGGACCGACCGGGCACACGCCCGGCGCGAGCCGGGCGGAGGAGTTCCGGGTCTCGCTCCAGCATGACTTTCTGCACGCCGGGGGCTTCCTCGTGGTGGGCGCGGCGGCCGCCGCCACGTTCAATGTGGCGGTGCCGCACTCCGTGCTGCGGCTCTTCTCCGACTCCCCGTGGCTCTCGCTGCCCATGCTGGGGCTGCTCGCGGTGGTCCTCGCGGTCTGCTCGGAGGCCGACGCGTTCATCGCCGCCTCGCTCACCGGGTTCTCGCCCACCGCCCGGCTCGCCTTCATGGTGGTCGGCCCGATGGTGGACCTGAAGCTCATCGCCCTGCAGTCCGGCACCTTCGGGCGCGCCTTCGCGGTGCGCTTCTCGTCGGCCACCTGGGTGGTCGCGGTGCTGTGCAGCGCTCTGGTGGGGTGGTGGCTGCTGTGA
- a CDS encoding TIGR03943 family putative permease subunit yields the protein MKRNIQVLLLLFLGVGLLHISLLTDLYLRYVRPGLRPALIASGVLLIALGAVSAARDGFPFNRPRTGGARSHDGDPGNGDGHGHGHSHAGGPKVAWLLYIPALTILFLAPPALGSYTASRDEAKAPKAPSSSGDSGASGDSLFPALPDTGVVPMTLNDFSSRAVWDTDGTLKGHIVRLTGFVTPGGHGTWYVSRLVISCCAADAQVRKVRVHGAPAPSADAWVTVTGTWHPTGKVGTDDASPALDATAVRRVPAPKDPYHDVVVTRAGS from the coding sequence GTGAAGCGCAACATCCAGGTGCTGCTGCTCCTCTTCCTCGGGGTCGGTCTGCTGCACATCTCCCTGCTGACCGATCTGTATCTGCGCTATGTGCGCCCGGGGCTGCGGCCCGCGCTGATCGCCTCCGGGGTGCTGCTGATCGCGCTCGGCGCGGTGAGCGCCGCCCGCGACGGCTTCCCGTTCAACCGTCCCCGTACGGGCGGCGCCCGGAGCCACGACGGCGACCCGGGCAATGGCGACGGACACGGCCACGGTCACAGCCACGCGGGCGGCCCGAAGGTCGCCTGGCTGCTGTACATACCGGCCCTGACCATCCTCTTCCTGGCGCCGCCCGCGCTCGGCTCGTACACCGCGTCCCGTGACGAGGCGAAGGCCCCCAAGGCCCCCTCCTCCTCGGGCGACAGTGGCGCCAGCGGCGACAGCCTCTTCCCGGCCCTGCCGGACACCGGTGTGGTACCGATGACGCTGAACGACTTCAGCTCCCGGGCGGTTTGGGACACCGACGGCACCCTCAAGGGCCATATCGTCCGGCTCACCGGCTTCGTCACCCCCGGGGGCCACGGCACCTGGTACGTCAGCCGCCTCGTCATCAGCTGCTGCGCCGCCGACGCCCAGGTGCGCAAGGTGCGGGTGCACGGGGCACCGGCGCCGTCCGCCGACGCCTGGGTGACCGTCACCGGCACCTGGCACCCCACCGGAAAGGTCGGCACGGACGATGCGAGCCCGGCCCTGGACGCCACCGCGGTCCGGCGCGTCCCGGCTCCGAAGGACCCGTACCACGATGTGGTGGTGACTCGGGCGGGTTCGTGA
- a CDS encoding STAS domain-containing protein yields MHETIRVDREATGPDSCRVAVSGELDLVTAGEVRKALQRAVGDNRVVVIDLGGLTFCDCTGLSALLAAARTAQAAHVELRLCAVPCFLARILRLSGTRDAFTVEEKRGRP; encoded by the coding sequence GTGCACGAGACGATCAGGGTGGACCGGGAGGCCACCGGACCCGACAGCTGCCGGGTCGCGGTGTCGGGCGAGCTTGACCTTGTCACCGCCGGCGAGGTGCGCAAGGCACTCCAGAGGGCCGTCGGCGATAACCGTGTCGTGGTCATCGACCTCGGTGGGCTGACGTTCTGCGACTGCACGGGGCTGAGCGCGCTCCTGGCCGCCGCCCGCACCGCTCAAGCCGCTCACGTCGAGCTGCGGCTCTGCGCCGTCCCGTGCTTCCTCGCCCGCATCCTGCGGCTGTCCGGCACCCGCGATGCGTTTACCGTCGAAGAGAAGCGCGGCCGGCCATAG
- a CDS encoding SCO5389 family protein yields the protein MSLNVAPELLAQAEQGEIPEQDFVATVRESLPYAYDLIATLTGALREGDAEFADNQTPPPSEAERGQLLRALASDAIRGSLERHFGVTLAFMNCHRVAVFRPGTEEGPTYARFTSTRSQILNQSPEFRDC from the coding sequence ATGTCGCTCAACGTCGCACCGGAACTCCTGGCCCAGGCCGAGCAGGGCGAGATCCCTGAGCAGGACTTCGTCGCCACCGTCCGGGAATCGCTGCCGTACGCCTACGACCTCATCGCCACTCTGACGGGCGCGCTCCGCGAGGGCGACGCCGAATTCGCCGACAACCAGACGCCGCCCCCGTCCGAGGCCGAGCGTGGCCAACTGCTGCGCGCTCTTGCCAGCGACGCCATCCGCGGCAGCCTGGAACGCCACTTCGGCGTCACCCTGGCCTTCATGAACTGCCACCGGGTGGCTGTCTTCCGCCCGGGCACCGAGGAAGGTCCGACCTACGCGAGGTTCACCTCCACGCGATCCCAGATCCTCAACCAGTCCCCCGAGTTCCGTGACTGCTGA